From Spirochaetota bacterium:
GTCCTCGAGGCCTACCTGGGCATGGCGAGTCCCAACGCCAGGCGCGGCAAGCACACCATGGTCAAGTTCATGGAAAACGCCTACGCGGCCATGAACTCGCTCCACATCTGCCATTTCACCGCCTTCGCGGTCTTCCTGGAGCCGCCGCTCATCAAGCTCTCGCCCACTCCGCTCCTCTGGGCCCTCACGCAGAACCTGACGACCCTGGCCCTGAACCTGATGGACGTGAGCCTCTGGCCGGAGCTCTGGCACGCGGTGACGGGGAAGCCCTATATCCCCTACCTGAGCATGCTCAGGTTCCTGAAAGCGGGGGAGCGGATTCACGTGCTCGAACGGCTCATGAACACCCGCGAGGGCATAACCGGGAAAGACGACACCCTGCCCCGCCGCTTTCTCACGGAGGGAAGGAAGTGCGACCAGAAGGAGCAGGTGGTTCCCCTTGAAGGCATGGTTAAAAAATACTACCGTGCCCGGGGATACGATTCCAGCGGCATACCCAAGCTGCGGACCCTGAAGCGTCTCAGCATAGCTTTTCAATAACAACCGTCACATCGGCCTGCCGGCGCCCATTGAGCCGGCAGGCCAACAGAATAAACACAAGCGAGGACCGATTATGCAGATACCGGAACACTATGAATTTTTCAACCAGGCCAAAATAATTTCCGGGGCCAAGGCGCTGGAGAATATCCCGTCTGAATTCGAGAGCCTTAACGCCGGCAAGCCCCTCGTCGTCACCGGAAAAAAAATCGACCGGAGCGCCATCAAGAAATTCGTCAAGGCGTTTTATGATTCGAAGATGACCCTGGGCGGCATCTATGACGAGGTCCGCGATTACGCCGGCATCACCCTGGCGCGGGACGCCGCGCACCTCGCGAAGGAGCGGGGATGCGACTGCATCATCGCCCTGGGCAACGGCCCCATCGTCGACGTCGCCAAGGCGGCCAACATCCTCCTCTCCAACAAATCCGAAAACCTGTTCCAGTACATCGACGGGAACACCGTCATCAGCCGGCCCCTCAAGCCGATGATCTACGTTCCCGTGGGCAGCCCCTCCGGCATGGAGCCGACGAACACGGTCACCGTCGACCACCGGAGGCTGGAGTCCGATTTCCTCTATCCGGACATCATCATCATCGATCCCCGCATGGCCCGGGGCCGCTGCCGGCAATGCGCGGCCCGGTCGGCCGTTGTCGCCCTCGCCCAGGGAGTGGTGGGCACCGTCTACCAGAGCAACAATCCCATGATTGACGCCTACGTGTATGCCTCCCTTCAATTCATCGCGGATAACATGGCGACGGCCATCAAGAAGCCCTCGCATAAAAACGCGGCCATGGCCATGATAAACGCGTCGGTCTTCGCCGCCATCGCCTACTCGAACACCGTTCCGGGCGTGGTCCAGCTCCTGGCCGACGAGATGTCTAAATCAACGGACATCGAGGAGGGCGCCTTCATACGCATCCTCCTTCCCCATGCCCTTGCCTACCTGATGCACAAGAAATTCGAGGTACCGGACAGGCTCTACCTTGCCCTCGCGGGAGAAGACGCCTACTCCGCCGCGCCGGCGAAGGAGCGGTCGGTCAGGGGAGTCAACATGGTCCTGCAGCTCCTGGCCCTGACGGGGGACATCCTGCCCGCTTCCCTGAAGGCCCTGAAGATTCCCCGGCACAAGCTGCCGGAATACGCCGGGATCGCCTCGGAAAAAAGCGGCAAGCGCTTCACCAAGGCGGACTGCATGGCCATATTGAACAACGCGTGGGAATAAGGCCCATCCGACAAACACAGAAAGGAGAGACCAATGAACATAAACAAGTATCCTGAAATAAAGCCGGGCACGAAGAACCTGAAAAAGCTGTATGTTGCGATCATGCTGTGGATCGTCGGGAAGGCCATCGAGGCCGGATATAAAGTGGACAAGGTGATCAGGAAGGAGTTCGACGCCCTTCCGGAGAATTTCTGCTTCACCCTGCGCCTCCTGCCGGAGCGCCAGCACCCCGCGTCGATCCTGGCGAAGATCGTTCCCGATTTCATCCAGGACCGGGGATGGCTCCCCATCGGGACGCAGATGATAGTGGGAAAGGACAAAAAGGGAAAGGTCCGCTACATGGGGTCCAATCCCCGGGGGAAGAAGATCACCCTGCACATGAACCTGCGCAATATCGAGGGCGCCATCAAGGTCTTCACGTTCCAGGAATCGACGGCGGTCGCCTTCGCCCACGAGCGCTTCGTGGTCGAGGGAGACCTGCCCCAGGCACTCACCGTGGTGCGGGTCCTCGACATCATCGAGGTCTACCTCCTCCCCAAGATAATCGCGAAACTGGCGGTGAAGAGATATCCGAAGTGGTCGGAGATGTCTCCGCTGAGGAAATACGTCAACCGCGTGCTGGTCTACATCAGGGCTTTCACGTTCTAGCAATGAGCCGGTGCGCAACACAAACACAGAGCAAAGGGGAAATGCCATGATACTTCCGAAATATTCAGAGTTTTGCAGCCGCGTTAAAACGATATCCGGGGAAAAGGTGCTCGAAAAGATCCCCGCCATGCTGGCGGGTATGAACGCGGGCAAGCCGATGATCATGACCGATAAAGGCGTGGTCGCGGCCGGCCTCATCGACATCGTGAAAAAAGCCATGGGCTCCAGGATGAAGATCGGCGCCATTTACGACGGGGTGCCGGTCGATTCCGATTACAAGGTCGTCAACGACGCCGCGGCCGTGTACCGCAAGAAGGGATGCGATTCCCTCATTACCGTAGGCGGCGGATCGGCGATCGATACCGCCAAGGGGGTCAACATCCTGGTGTCCCTAGGCGGGGACAACCTTCTCCATTACGAGGGCGCGGGCTCGGTCAGGAAAAAGCTTAATCCCCATATCGTGATCCCCACCACCTCGGGCACCGGTTCGGAGACGACCCTGGTGGCGGTGGTGGCCATCCCGGAGCGGAAGGTGAAGATGCCCTTCACGTCCTACTTCCTTCTTCCTGATATCGCCGTCCTGGATCCCCGCATGACCAAAACGCTTCCTCCCTTCCTGACGGCACTGACCGGCATGGACGCCATGGCCCACGCGTGCGAAGCGTACTACGGCCTGGAAAAGAACCCGATCAGCGACGCCTTCTCCCTTTCGGCCATACGGAACATCAGCCAGAACCTCGTCCACGTGGTCAAGAACCCGGGAGACATGGCGGGCCGCCTCGCCCTTGCCAACGCGGCAACCATGGGCGGTTCGTCCTTTTCCAACTCAATGGTGAGCATGGTCCACTCCCTGGGACATTCGATCGGCGGCATATGCCATGTTCCCCACGGCACCTGCATGAGCATCCTCCTTCCCTACGGGATGGAGTACAACCTGCACAAGTGCGGCGACGTCATCGGCGAAATGCTTTTCCCCCTGGCCGGCCCGGAAGTATTCGCGGCCACGCCGAAAAAACAGCGCGCCGAAAAGGTCATCGAGCTGATCCGCAAGATGAACCAGGACCTCTATGACGCCACCGGCGGCAGGCACGCCCGCTTTTTGAAGGAAGTCGTGGACAGGAACGGCGCCCAGCTGGTGCCCCAATCGGCCCTGCCCGCCGTTGCCGCGACCACCATGGGAGACGGTTCAAAGGTCTATAATCCCGAGGAGCTGTCCTACGAGGACGCCATCATGGTGCTGGAGCACGCCTATGAGGGCACGCCCCTTGACCGGAAAAAGATCAAGAAGGGCGGCAAGAAGATTAAGTATTGATATATAAAAACGAAGGCGCGGTCTCGAAACCGCGCCTTCGTTTTTTAGGAGATATTCCCTCCCCCTTGATGGGGGAGGTCGGGTGGGGGTGATCAAATACATAAAAAAAATCACCCTCCCCTAACCCCTCCCATCAAGGGAGGGGGAAATGCGATTGTATCAATTTCAATTTATATTTCATTCCTTCTGCAGCGGCTTCAGGTAACGCTCGATCCTTTCTTTTAATTCAACCGCTTTCGCCTCGTTCTTGAGAAGCATGTCGACCTGCTTCTTGCCGCCCGGAAATTTATCGAACACCTCTTCGCGGTCCAGGCGCGCGATGGCGTTTTCGTAATTGGGCATCGACAGCGACTCGGTGAGCTTCACGTCGCCCAGGTGGAACATCTTGATGCCGTTTTTCCTTATTTCGTGAATGAGCTCCTTGCGGCTTATTCTCTTCCGCGTCTGGAGGACGCAGTCGCACACGATCAGGTACGATTCCAGGAAATCCTGCACGGCCTTGGCGAAGAGCACCAGCTCGTCGCGCCGTTCCGGCTGTAACCTGACCCTCCCGTTTGAGCGGGAAAGGGTCCCGCGCTTCTCGAGATACTCGAGGGCCTTCGCGATCGTGGCGGCCGTGTCGAGGTAGCCCTCGGAATAGATGAATTCCAGGGAGAGGAGGTCCGTGAGGTCGTTAAAGGCATCGGCCAGGGCTCCCTCGTCCATTTCGTCGTTTTCGGCGCGGCAGAGCAGGGCCAGGGAGATGAAGATGAGGGGAAGGAAATAATGTATCGTGTTGTTCTTGTAAAAATTGATCCTGGACCGCTCGTTTTGGTTGAGGGTGTAGAGCCCTTCCAGAACCTCGCGGGATCCCTTGTCCACGCCGGCCATAGGCTCCGACACGATGTTGTCCTGCAGGTAGGATTCCAGCACGTAATTGATGATCTCGTCGTAGTTGGCCGCGGCCGCCAGGTGGTCGCTCATCCTGACGCCGGCGTAGGCGCAGTAATCGAGGAGGACGGTGATGCGCTTTTTCAGCATCTCCCTGGTGAAGCCGTGGGCCGATGACTGCAGCATCGCGGCGGAGGTGATGGAAAAGGGCGTGGCCATCACGATCTCGTTGATCCGCCGCGTGATGTGGTGTCCCAGGGAATCGGCCAGGTCCTCGCCTTCCTTCAGGCTGTCGCGGTATTCCCTGTAGCTGAAGGGCTGATTGAAGGAAAGGTACACCTTGCCGTACTTCCGCCGCAGGAGCTTCCGGCTCTTCACGAAGGCGGAGGTCGACTCGGTCTCCTTCTCCTTTCCCTTGAGCTCCATGTGGTACGACGCTTCCTCCAGGATGCGGTCATAGGTGATGGTGATGGGCACGAAGATCATGTCCTTGTTGTATCCCTCATCGACCGCGTCGATGAGGTAGCTCAGGATGCCCATCTTGGGCAGCGAAAGCTTCCCCGTCCTGGACCTGGTCCCCTCGATGAAAAATTCGATAGGGTATCCCTCGCCGATGAGGGTCTTGATGTACTGCTTGAACACCGTGGGATAGAGCTTCAGGCCGCGGAAGGAGCGGCGCATGAAGAAGGCGCCGGACCGCCTGAAGATGGGACCCATGGGAAAGAACGCGAGGTTCTGCCCCGCCACGATATGGGGCGGTATGATCTTGTTTTCGTAGAAGATGCTGGAGATGAGCAGGTAATCGATGTGGCTCTTGTGGCTCGGCACCAGGATCAGGGGCGCCTTCTGGGAGGCCTCGCGCACGAGCTTCAGGTCATCGATGTTGAAATAGATGCCGTCGAATATCTTGGTGAACATGTACTGGACGGACTTGTTGAACCACTTGATGTTGATGATCGAGAAATCGGCGGCGATCTCGCGGAAGTACTTGTACGCCTTTTTCCGCAGCTTGCCCTCCGACTGGTGGTCCGTCTCCTTCAGGGTCCTGATCTCGTCGAGGACGTTCTTGTGGTACAGGACCTTCTCCATCATTTCCTGCTGCGACTTGATGGTGGGTCCCAGGACGGTCCGCTTCTCGTTGTTGTAGGTCTCCAGGAGCCTGTTGCGCAGCTTCCGCGCGATCTGCCGCGGGTCGTCCGCCGGCGACTGGGCGATCTCCTCCTTCAGGTTGATCGGCTGCGGTATGCGCATGAATGCGGGGGTGCCGCTCTTGAACACCGTGAACACGCCGGACAGGAAGCCGCGGTCGCCGGTCGCCCGCGAGGTGATGAGCGCCCTGGTCCGCTCCGGGTTCTGGTTCCAGAACATGATCTGGGGGAACACGTAAATCGGCTCGTCGATGAGCTTCTGCGCCTCCACGAGATACTGGAGCGTGTCGGATTTTATCTCGATGTAGCGCCTGATGAAGAGCTTCCGCGACAGCACAGAAAGGGTGACGGCGCGGTCATCACGGAGCTGTTGGAGAATATAATCGAAATCGTCCACCTTCTCGATTTTCTTCCTGCCGGTGATCTTGTTGAAGAAAGCGGAGGTGGTGTTATACAGGTTTACGACCATCTGGAAGAACGAAGGGGTAAAATCCAGGGCCAGGACGGGAGAGCGGAGCCCGTGCTTCTTCAGCAGGTTCACAAGGATCATCAGGGGGGTGTTGGTACTCTGGAACGACGCGTACACGACCCGTCCCCTGCCATGGTATTCCTGCAGCGTCTTCAGGCTTTCACTGTCGAATTCTATGTTCCGAAAGAACAGGCCATGGATCCTCTCGATGAAGCCGTTGACAGTGGTTTCGACCAGGGAATTCTTTATATACAGCGATCGTACAATTTGAGTCTTATCCATGTTTTACCTCTGCAAAAGTTCATCTTCACTGTTGACTATCTTTACGAACCGGTCAACGCCGGCCATATCGAGCAGTGAAGCCACCCGGGGGGAACAATTAATAAGGGCCAGCTCAATATTACTGTCGATGAGGCTGTCTTTCAGCCTGACCAGCTCCCCCAGACCGGTACTGTTCATGAAATCATGCCTGGACATGTCCAGGGCGACCGTTGTGATCGACGGCGTGATTATCCCGCGAATATCGTCAATGAACACGTTCAAATCCGATTCCGCCAACCGTCCCGCTTTTTCCGGCATGACCAGAACAAGCGCCGCGCCGGTACAGTGATGTGTGAAATCCATTATTAACCTCTTAGTAGTATAAAAAGAATCGGTTGTTACGGATACGATCAGCCGGGTAATACATACAACAATATACTATAAAGAAGCGTGCGACGAACTGTATAAAAGCGCATGTCACCCTGCAAGTATTTTTTTCAATTCTGGATATATATCCAAAATAACATATTTCGTCATAATATCAACATTTAATGATTTATGTATTCCATAAACGGCACCGGGCTGCGGCATCGTTGAATATTTTTTAAAAAAATTTTATTGCAAATATAAATATGCTGTACATTAAATGGATAACAGTCATTTTTGACTGACGGGATGTAGCGCAGCCCGGTTAGCGCGCTTCGTTCGGGACGAAGAAGTCGGGAGTTCAAATCTCCCCATCCCGAAATAAAATCATTCATATTTTTTCAAGGTGTGGTTTATTAATCCTTCTGTTCTTTTGGCAAAGCCGAACATATCAATAATCAAAGCACGGCTCATAACCATGTGAACAATAATGTATGGCGCAACAGGAAAAAACATATATACTCAACGAATCGTTTCCCTCCGATCAAAACAAAAGAAAGGAAATAATCGATTCCCTGTGCCATAAAATAGTCAAGAGCCCTGTCCGCATGGCCATCACCCCGGAAGAATTGTACCTTTCCCTTGACGAAGCCATAACCAACGCCATGGAGCACGGCAATAAATGGGACGTCCATAAAACCATAAACGTCACCGCCTATGCCGACAAAAAGGAAATCCATATCCTCATCACGGACCAGGGCAAGGGTTTCGATACCCGTGAGATCGAGAGCCAGCTTGACAAAAGGGACATTCTGAGCAGCAGGGGCCGGGGCATATTCATCATAAACCAATTCTGCCAGATCACCTGGAACAAAAAAGGGAACCAGGTCGACCTCCATATCAAACGCAGGACCTGATACATCCTTATGACACGAACCTGCTGTGCGGAAATAGCATTGATAGTACAGGCCGTGCAGGCATTACCGGACAGCTATAAAGCTCCCGCGGCCGGGAAGATGTGTCTCGCCGGCATCGCCGATATCTCCGATACCCTGCGGGAGCTGACCGATGTCATGCAGGGGATACACAACGTAATTTCCGGCTTTACCTTCATATCCGATACGATCGGATTCGGCACCATTCTCCTCTTCATCGCGGTCATTGTCCTGTCAGCGGGATATTCCGCCCTGGGGATGCCCCGTGGAAAAGCGTCGTTCTTCTCTTCCCTCGCGACCGCGGACGCCCTCTGGATATTCTGGAAGGCGAGCTTCAGCACTCCACCGTCCGAATACCTGTTTTCAGTCGTCAGGGCGAACCTGATCGTTCTATGCCCCCTTATCATCGCCGCGATCGTCTCATGGGCCGCGCCTTCACTTCAAAAAAAAATAAGCTCCCGCATGTCCTCTCTTTTCCGCAAGAATAAATCGATGGGGCCTTCCGAAGCGGCGGCCCTCATCGACGAATATCAGGAGCGCGGGGCGAGGTTGAACCGGGCGTTCCTGGATGACATCCTCGCGTCGGGCGAAGCCGGGGGAGCGGTGAGCCTGTCCGGGGAAACACTGAAACGATTGGAGGAGCTCGGGGATACACTTAAAAAAATAGACGCCGCCTCACGGTGAGTTCTTCGAACATGAAACAGCTCGGCGGGGTCGTCGCCGGCACCCTGCGCGGCATGCAGTCCCTCTCCGCCAGGCTGAAAGACCGGTCTGTGGAGCTGAAAACCGCCCTCGAACAGAAATAAATGGTCCGCGGCGGCGGGGGAAACGGCACTATTTTATTGACAATATCGCCCGGTGATGCCACTATGAGCGCAGGACCGCCGGGCATCCACGCGGCGGACACATTTACAGGCAAGCGTGCGGACTATGAATATCGAACGTAAAGACAGCGATTTTGAAAGCACCTTCATAATCATGGACGAGCTGATTTCGCAGAACGTCTCGTTTCTGGCCGACGAATTGAACCTCTTCATCAAGAACGACGAGAGGGACGCCATCATCGACCTCAGCTATGTGCGGAAGATCGATTCCGTATCCATCGCGACCCTGATCCGCATCAAGAACGCCCTCGCGGAGAAGGGCAGGACCATGCACCTGGTCAACCCCAACGAGACGGTGCTCCGGGTGCTG
This genomic window contains:
- a CDS encoding ATP-binding protein; translation: MAQQEKTYILNESFPSDQNKRKEIIDSLCHKIVKSPVRMAITPEELYLSLDEAITNAMEHGNKWDVHKTINVTAYADKKEIHILITDQGKGFDTREIESQLDKRDILSSRGRGIFIINQFCQITWNKKGNQVDLHIKRRT
- a CDS encoding STAS domain-containing protein, which translates into the protein MNIERKDSDFESTFIIMDELISQNVSFLADELNLFIKNDERDAIIDLSYVRKIDSVSIATLIRIKNALAEKGRTMHLVNPNETVLRVLELSGLEKFLLE
- a CDS encoding iron-containing alcohol dehydrogenase: MQIPEHYEFFNQAKIISGAKALENIPSEFESLNAGKPLVVTGKKIDRSAIKKFVKAFYDSKMTLGGIYDEVRDYAGITLARDAAHLAKERGCDCIIALGNGPIVDVAKAANILLSNKSENLFQYIDGNTVISRPLKPMIYVPVGSPSGMEPTNTVTVDHRRLESDFLYPDIIIIDPRMARGRCRQCAARSAVVALAQGVVGTVYQSNNPMIDAYVYASLQFIADNMATAIKKPSHKNAAMAMINASVFAAIAYSNTVPGVVQLLADEMSKSTDIEEGAFIRILLPHALAYLMHKKFEVPDRLYLALAGEDAYSAAPAKERSVRGVNMVLQLLALTGDILPASLKALKIPRHKLPEYAGIASEKSGKRFTKADCMAILNNAWE
- a CDS encoding 1-acyl-sn-glycerol-3-phosphate acyltransferase, which gives rise to MDKTQIVRSLYIKNSLVETTVNGFIERIHGLFFRNIEFDSESLKTLQEYHGRGRVVYASFQSTNTPLMILVNLLKKHGLRSPVLALDFTPSFFQMVVNLYNTTSAFFNKITGRKKIEKVDDFDYILQQLRDDRAVTLSVLSRKLFIRRYIEIKSDTLQYLVEAQKLIDEPIYVFPQIMFWNQNPERTRALITSRATGDRGFLSGVFTVFKSGTPAFMRIPQPINLKEEIAQSPADDPRQIARKLRNRLLETYNNEKRTVLGPTIKSQQEMMEKVLYHKNVLDEIRTLKETDHQSEGKLRKKAYKYFREIAADFSIINIKWFNKSVQYMFTKIFDGIYFNIDDLKLVREASQKAPLILVPSHKSHIDYLLISSIFYENKIIPPHIVAGQNLAFFPMGPIFRRSGAFFMRRSFRGLKLYPTVFKQYIKTLIGEGYPIEFFIEGTRSRTGKLSLPKMGILSYLIDAVDEGYNKDMIFVPITITYDRILEEASYHMELKGKEKETESTSAFVKSRKLLRRKYGKVYLSFNQPFSYREYRDSLKEGEDLADSLGHHITRRINEIVMATPFSITSAAMLQSSAHGFTREMLKKRITVLLDYCAYAGVRMSDHLAAAANYDEIINYVLESYLQDNIVSEPMAGVDKGSREVLEGLYTLNQNERSRINFYKNNTIHYFLPLIFISLALLCRAENDEMDEGALADAFNDLTDLLSLEFIYSEGYLDTAATIAKALEYLEKRGTLSRSNGRVRLQPERRDELVLFAKAVQDFLESYLIVCDCVLQTRKRISRKELIHEIRKNGIKMFHLGDVKLTESLSMPNYENAIARLDREEVFDKFPGGKKQVDMLLKNEAKAVELKERIERYLKPLQKE
- a CDS encoding STAS domain-containing protein; this translates as MDFTHHCTGAALVLVMPEKAGRLAESDLNVFIDDIRGIITPSITTVALDMSRHDFMNSTGLGELVRLKDSLIDSNIELALINCSPRVASLLDMAGVDRFVKIVNSEDELLQR
- a CDS encoding iron-containing alcohol dehydrogenase, with product MILPKYSEFCSRVKTISGEKVLEKIPAMLAGMNAGKPMIMTDKGVVAAGLIDIVKKAMGSRMKIGAIYDGVPVDSDYKVVNDAAAVYRKKGCDSLITVGGGSAIDTAKGVNILVSLGGDNLLHYEGAGSVRKKLNPHIVIPTTSGTGSETTLVAVVAIPERKVKMPFTSYFLLPDIAVLDPRMTKTLPPFLTALTGMDAMAHACEAYYGLEKNPISDAFSLSAIRNISQNLVHVVKNPGDMAGRLALANAATMGGSSFSNSMVSMVHSLGHSIGGICHVPHGTCMSILLPYGMEYNLHKCGDVIGEMLFPLAGPEVFAATPKKQRAEKVIELIRKMNQDLYDATGGRHARFLKEVVDRNGAQLVPQSALPAVAATTMGDGSKVYNPEELSYEDAIMVLEHAYEGTPLDRKKIKKGGKKIKY